One region of Budorcas taxicolor isolate Tak-1 chromosome 3, Takin1.1, whole genome shotgun sequence genomic DNA includes:
- the MCL1 gene encoding induced myeloid leukemia cell differentiation protein Mcl-1: MFGLKRNAVIGLNLYCGGAGLGQGSGASSPGGRLLAAGKEATARREVGGGEAGTVIGGSAGPSPPATLAPDARRVARPSPIGAEGPDVTATPTRLLFFAPTRLASPPEEMESPISDAIMSPEEELDGCEPDPLGKRPAVRPLPLMVGEASNNSPGSDGSLPSTPPPSEEEEDELYRQSLEIISQYLLEQATGAKDAKPLGGSGATSRKALETLRRVGDGVQRNHETAFQGMLRKLDIKNEDDVKSLSRVMVHVFSDGVTNWGRIVTLISFGAFVAKHLKSINQESCIEPLAESITDVLVRSKRDWIVKQRGWDGFVEFFHVEDLEGGIRNVLLAFAGVAGVGAGLAYLIR; this comes from the exons ATGTTCGGCCTCAAGAGAAACGCAGTAATCGGACTGAACCTCTACTGTGGGGGAGCCGGGTTAGGACAGGGCAGCGGCGCCTCCTCTCCGGGGGGGCGGCTTTTGGCTGCGGGGAAGGAGGCCACGGCGCGGCGAGAGGTAGGGGGAGGGGAAGCCGGCACGGTGATTGGCGGAAGCGCCGGCCCGAGCCCCCCGGCCACTCTTGCGCCCGACGCCCGGAGGGTCGCGCGGCCCTCGCCCATTGGCGCCGAGGGCCCCGACGTCACCGCGACCCCCACCAGACTGCTGTTCTTCGCGCCCACACGCCTCGCGTCGCCGCCTGAAGAGATGGAATCCCCGATCTCCGACGCCATCATGTCGCCCGAAGAGGAGCTGGACGGGTGCGAGCCAGACCCTCTCGGGAAGCGGCCTGCTGTCCGGCCTTTGCCTTTGATGGTCGGAGAAGCCAGTAACAACAGTCCAGGCTCGGACGGCTCGCTGCCCTCGACGCCGCCCCcatcagaggaggaggaggacgagtTATATCGGCAGTCCCTGGAGATTATCTCTCAGTACCTCCTGGAGCAGGCAACCGGCGCCAAGGACGCGAAGCCCCTGGGCGGGTCTGGGGCCACCAGCCGGAAGGCGTTGGAGACCCTGCGCCGAGTCGGGGATGGGGTGCAGCGCAACCACGAGACGGCTTTCCAAG GCATGCTTCGGAAACTGGACATCAAAAACGAAGACGATGTCAAGTCTTTGTCTCGAGTGATGGTTCATGTTTTCAGTGACGGAGTAACAAACTGGGGCAGGATTGTGACTCTTATTTCTTTTGGTGCCTTTGTGGCCAAACACTTGAAGAGTATAAATCAAGAAAGCTGCATCGAACCACTAGCAGAAAGCATCACAGATGTTCTCGTAAGGTCAAAACGAGACTGGATAGTCAAACAAAGAGGCTGG GATGGGTTTGTGGAGTTCTTCCATGTAGAGGACCTAGAAGGCGGCATCAGAAATGTGCTGCTGGCTTTTGCAGGTGTTGCCGGAGTAGGAGCTGGTTTGGCATATCTAATAAGATAG